The proteins below are encoded in one region of Pygocentrus nattereri isolate fPygNat1 chromosome 13, fPygNat1.pri, whole genome shotgun sequence:
- the aldh18a1 gene encoding delta-1-pyrroline-5-carboxylate synthase isoform X3 gives MWHSGQQPKHTELEPGDEVVFCRTGLKRVATMLLQRLSLCSRLSVGPKSLRTSTRSVSQGKNPTTSPLVRLHAVRQWSNVPFLTVPLARAHGKSFAHRSELRQAKRIVVKLGSAVVTRGDECGLALGRLASIVEQVAMLQNQGREMMIVTSGAVAFGKQRLRHEILLSQSVRQALHSGQNQLKDMSLPVLEARACAAAGQSGLMALYEAMFTQYSTCTAQILVTNLDFHDDQKRRNLNSTLHELLRMNIVPIINTNDAVVPPPEPNSDLQGVNVISIKDNDSLAARLAVEMRADLLIALSDVEGLYDSPPGTDDAKLLDTFYPGDQQSITYGTKSRVGIGGMEAKVKAALWALQGGTSVVIANGTHPKVTGHVITDIVEGKKVGTFFSEVKPAGPTVEQQTDMARTAGRTLASLLPEQRSEIIYALADLLTEKREEILSANKKDLEFAINSGRMPASMLKRLSLSPSKLNSLAIGLRQIAVSSQDSVGRVLRRTRVANNLDLEQITVPIGVLLVIFESRPDCLPQVSALAIASGNALLLKGGKEAANTNRILHELAQEALSVHNVRDAIQLVSTREEVEDLCRLEKMIDLIIPRGSSQLVRDIQRAAKGIPVLGHSEGICHVYVDHEASIDKVLKIVRDSKCDYPAACNAMETLLVHRDVLRTPLFDQIIDMLRTEQVKIHAGPRFASYLTFSPSEVKSLRTEYGDLECCIEVVDSMQEAVDHIHKYGSSHTDVIITENEETAEQFLQLVDSACVFWNASSRFADGYRFGLGAEVGISTARIHARGPVGLEGLLTTKWVLRGDGQTAADFSEQGSMKFLHENLPVAQPLTGQRTSN, from the exons ATGTGGCATTCAGGACAGCAGCCTAAACACACTGAACTTGAACCTGGAGACGAAGTAGTTTTTTGCAGAACAGG TTTAAAGCGAGTAGCCACCATGTTGCTGCAGAGACTGTCTCTATGCTCGCGGCTCTCTGTGGGCCCAAAAAGCCTCCGGACCTCCACAAGATCTGTTTCACAGGGAAAGA ATCCCACTACCTCTCCACTTGTCAGACTCCATGCTGTTCGTCAATGGAGTAATGTGCCTTTTCTTACAGTGCCACTGGCGCGTGCCCATGGTAAGTCATTCGCCCACCGCAGCGAGCTTCGCCAGGCCAAAAGGATTGTGGTCAAGCTGGGCAGTGCTGTGGTAACTCGAGGTGATGAGTGCGGCCTTGCACTTGGGAGGCTCGCCTCCATTGTTGAACAG GTAGCGATGCTGCAGAATCAGGGCAGAGAAATGATGATCGTCACTAGTGGAGCTGTGGCATTTGGGAAGCAGAGACTCAGGCATGAGATTCTTCTCTCTCAGAGTGTCAGACAGGCTCTCCACTCTGGACAAAATCAGCTCAAGGACATG TCTCTGCCTGTTTTGGAGGCAAGGGCATGTGCTGCTGCAggccagagtggtttgatggcaTTGTATGAAGCCATGTTCACTCAGTACAGCACCTGCAcagcacag atCTTGGTCACAAACTTGGACTTCCATGATGATCAGAAGAGACGGAACCTAAATAGCACCTTGCATGAGCTGCTGCGTATGAACATTGTGCCCATCATCAATACCAACGATGCAGTGGTGCCTCCTCCAGAGCCCAACAGCGATCTGCAGGGGGTAAAC GTCATTAGCATTAAGGACAATGACAGTTTGGCAGCTCGGCTTGCTGTGGAGATGAGAGCTGATCTCCTCATTGCTCTCTCTGATGTAGAAG GTCTTTATGACAGCCCTCCTGGGACAGATGATGCCAAATTGCTTGACACTTTCTACcctggtgaccagcagtctatAACATATGGCACAAAATCAAGGGTTGGCATTGGGGGAATGGAAGCTAAG GTGAAGGCTGCTCTTTGGGCTCTTCAGGGAGGCACTTCTGTAGTAATTGCCAATGGCACCCACCCCAAAGTCACTGGGCATGTCATCACTGATATTGTGGAGGGCAAGAAAGTGGGCACATTCTTTTCAGAGGTCAAGCCTGCTG GGCCCACAGTGGAGCAGCAGACAGACATGGCTCGCACTGCAGGGAGGACTCTGGCTTCCCTACTCCCAGAGCAG AGGAGTGAGATCATTTACGCCTTGGCTGACCTTCtgactgagaaaagagaagaaattcTTTCTGCCAATAAGAAAGACTTGGAGTTCGCTATTAATTCAG GGCGTATGCCTGCTTCGATGCTGAAACGGCTGAGCTTGTCCCCATCTAAGCTGAACAGTTTGGCCATTGGCCTTCGGCAGATTGCAGTGTCCTCTCAGGACAGTGTGGGAAGAGTCCTGCGGAGGACCCGTGTGGCCAACAACCTGGATCTAGAGCAGATCACTGTTCCCATTGGAGTACTGCTTGTCATCTTTGAATCCCGACCAGACTGCCTGCCTCAG GTTTCTGCTTTAGCTATCGCAAGTGGGAATGCTTTGCTCCTGAAAGGTGGAAAAGAGGCAGCTAACACCAACCGCATTTTACATGAGCTAGCCCAAGAAGCTCTGTCCGTGCATAATGTCAGAGATGCCATCCAGCTG GTGAGCACACGAGAGGAGGTGGAGGATCTGTGTCGTCTGGAGAAAATGATTGATCTGATTATTCCTCGTGGGTCGTCTCAGCTGGTCAGAGACATCCAGCGTGCTGCTAAGGGAATTCCTGTGCTGGGCCACAGTGAGGGCATCTGTCACGTCTATGTTGACCATGAGGCCAGCATTGATAAAGTCCTCAAAATTG TCAGGGACTCAAAATGTGACTACCCTGCAGCCTGCAATGCAATGGAAACCCTCCTGGTTCACAGAGATGTGCTCCGAACTCCGCTTTTTGACCAGATCATTGACATGCTGAGAACAGAACAA GTGAAGATACATGCTGGCCCTAGGTTTGCATCATACCTGACATTCAGCCCTTCAGAGGTGAAATCTCTGCGTACAGAGTATGGAGATTTGGAGTGCTGCATAGAAGTGGTGGACAGCATGCAGGAGGCTGTGGATCACATTCATAAATATGGCAGTTCACATACTGATGTCATCATTACTGAAAATG AGGAGACAGCAGAGCAGTTTCTGCAGTTGGTGGACAGTGCCTGTGTGTTCTGGAATGCCAGCTCACGGTTTGCAGATGGATATCGCTTCGGTCTTG GTGCGGAGGTTGGCATCAGCACTGCTCGTATCCATGCCCGTGGGCCTGTAGGGCTCGAAGGGCTCCTGACTACTAAGTGGGTTTTGCGAGGAGATGGCCAAACtgctgcagatttctctgagcAGGGCAGCATGAAGTTTCTGCATGAGAACCTTCCTGTTGCACAACCTCTGACTGGACAGAGAACATCTAACTAG
- the aldh18a1 gene encoding delta-1-pyrroline-5-carboxylate synthase isoform X2, with the protein MWHSGQQPKHTELEPGDEVVFCRTGLKRVATMLLQRLSLCSRLSVGPKSLRTSTRSVSQGKMPLARAHGKSFAHRSELRQAKRIVVKLGSAVVTRGDECGLALGRLASIVEQVAMLQNQGREMMIVTSGAVAFGKQRLRHEILLSQSVRQALHSGQNQLKDMSLPVLEARACAAAGQSGLMALYEAMFTQYSTCTAQILVTNLDFHDDQKRRNLNSTLHELLRMNIVPIINTNDAVVPPPEPNSDLQGVISIKDNDSLAARLAVEMRADLLIALSDVEGLYDSPPGTDDAKLLDTFYPGDQQSITYGTKSRVGIGGMEAKVKAALWALQGGTSVVIANGTHPKVTGHVITDIVEGKKVGTFFSEVKPAGPTVEQQTDMARTAGRTLASLLPEQRSEIIYALADLLTEKREEILSANKKDLEFAINSGRMPASMLKRLSLSPSKLNSLAIGLRQIAVSSQDSVGRVLRRTRVANNLDLEQITVPIGVLLVIFESRPDCLPQVSALAIASGNALLLKGGKEAANTNRILHELAQEALSVHNVRDAIQLVSTREEVEDLCRLEKMIDLIIPRGSSQLVRDIQRAAKGIPVLGHSEGICHVYVDHEASIDKVLKIVRDSKCDYPAACNAMETLLVHRDVLRTPLFDQIIDMLRTEQVKIHAGPRFASYLTFSPSEVKSLRTEYGDLECCIEVVDSMQEAVDHIHKYGSSHTDVIITENEETAEQFLQLVDSACVFWNASSRFADGYRFGLGAEVGISTARIHARGPVGLEGLLTTKWVLRGDGQTAADFSEQGSMKFLHENLPVAQPLTGQRTSN; encoded by the exons ATGTGGCATTCAGGACAGCAGCCTAAACACACTGAACTTGAACCTGGAGACGAAGTAGTTTTTTGCAGAACAGG TTTAAAGCGAGTAGCCACCATGTTGCTGCAGAGACTGTCTCTATGCTCGCGGCTCTCTGTGGGCCCAAAAAGCCTCCGGACCTCCACAAGATCTGTTTCACAGGGAAAGA TGCCACTGGCGCGTGCCCATGGTAAGTCATTCGCCCACCGCAGCGAGCTTCGCCAGGCCAAAAGGATTGTGGTCAAGCTGGGCAGTGCTGTGGTAACTCGAGGTGATGAGTGCGGCCTTGCACTTGGGAGGCTCGCCTCCATTGTTGAACAG GTAGCGATGCTGCAGAATCAGGGCAGAGAAATGATGATCGTCACTAGTGGAGCTGTGGCATTTGGGAAGCAGAGACTCAGGCATGAGATTCTTCTCTCTCAGAGTGTCAGACAGGCTCTCCACTCTGGACAAAATCAGCTCAAGGACATG TCTCTGCCTGTTTTGGAGGCAAGGGCATGTGCTGCTGCAggccagagtggtttgatggcaTTGTATGAAGCCATGTTCACTCAGTACAGCACCTGCAcagcacag atCTTGGTCACAAACTTGGACTTCCATGATGATCAGAAGAGACGGAACCTAAATAGCACCTTGCATGAGCTGCTGCGTATGAACATTGTGCCCATCATCAATACCAACGATGCAGTGGTGCCTCCTCCAGAGCCCAACAGCGATCTGCAGGGG GTCATTAGCATTAAGGACAATGACAGTTTGGCAGCTCGGCTTGCTGTGGAGATGAGAGCTGATCTCCTCATTGCTCTCTCTGATGTAGAAG GTCTTTATGACAGCCCTCCTGGGACAGATGATGCCAAATTGCTTGACACTTTCTACcctggtgaccagcagtctatAACATATGGCACAAAATCAAGGGTTGGCATTGGGGGAATGGAAGCTAAG GTGAAGGCTGCTCTTTGGGCTCTTCAGGGAGGCACTTCTGTAGTAATTGCCAATGGCACCCACCCCAAAGTCACTGGGCATGTCATCACTGATATTGTGGAGGGCAAGAAAGTGGGCACATTCTTTTCAGAGGTCAAGCCTGCTG GGCCCACAGTGGAGCAGCAGACAGACATGGCTCGCACTGCAGGGAGGACTCTGGCTTCCCTACTCCCAGAGCAG AGGAGTGAGATCATTTACGCCTTGGCTGACCTTCtgactgagaaaagagaagaaattcTTTCTGCCAATAAGAAAGACTTGGAGTTCGCTATTAATTCAG GGCGTATGCCTGCTTCGATGCTGAAACGGCTGAGCTTGTCCCCATCTAAGCTGAACAGTTTGGCCATTGGCCTTCGGCAGATTGCAGTGTCCTCTCAGGACAGTGTGGGAAGAGTCCTGCGGAGGACCCGTGTGGCCAACAACCTGGATCTAGAGCAGATCACTGTTCCCATTGGAGTACTGCTTGTCATCTTTGAATCCCGACCAGACTGCCTGCCTCAG GTTTCTGCTTTAGCTATCGCAAGTGGGAATGCTTTGCTCCTGAAAGGTGGAAAAGAGGCAGCTAACACCAACCGCATTTTACATGAGCTAGCCCAAGAAGCTCTGTCCGTGCATAATGTCAGAGATGCCATCCAGCTG GTGAGCACACGAGAGGAGGTGGAGGATCTGTGTCGTCTGGAGAAAATGATTGATCTGATTATTCCTCGTGGGTCGTCTCAGCTGGTCAGAGACATCCAGCGTGCTGCTAAGGGAATTCCTGTGCTGGGCCACAGTGAGGGCATCTGTCACGTCTATGTTGACCATGAGGCCAGCATTGATAAAGTCCTCAAAATTG TCAGGGACTCAAAATGTGACTACCCTGCAGCCTGCAATGCAATGGAAACCCTCCTGGTTCACAGAGATGTGCTCCGAACTCCGCTTTTTGACCAGATCATTGACATGCTGAGAACAGAACAA GTGAAGATACATGCTGGCCCTAGGTTTGCATCATACCTGACATTCAGCCCTTCAGAGGTGAAATCTCTGCGTACAGAGTATGGAGATTTGGAGTGCTGCATAGAAGTGGTGGACAGCATGCAGGAGGCTGTGGATCACATTCATAAATATGGCAGTTCACATACTGATGTCATCATTACTGAAAATG AGGAGACAGCAGAGCAGTTTCTGCAGTTGGTGGACAGTGCCTGTGTGTTCTGGAATGCCAGCTCACGGTTTGCAGATGGATATCGCTTCGGTCTTG GTGCGGAGGTTGGCATCAGCACTGCTCGTATCCATGCCCGTGGGCCTGTAGGGCTCGAAGGGCTCCTGACTACTAAGTGGGTTTTGCGAGGAGATGGCCAAACtgctgcagatttctctgagcAGGGCAGCATGAAGTTTCTGCATGAGAACCTTCCTGTTGCACAACCTCTGACTGGACAGAGAACATCTAACTAG
- the aldh18a1 gene encoding delta-1-pyrroline-5-carboxylate synthase isoform X1 produces the protein MWHSGQQPKHTELEPGDEVVFCRTGLKRVATMLLQRLSLCSRLSVGPKSLRTSTRSVSQGKMPLARAHGKSFAHRSELRQAKRIVVKLGSAVVTRGDECGLALGRLASIVEQVAMLQNQGREMMIVTSGAVAFGKQRLRHEILLSQSVRQALHSGQNQLKDMSLPVLEARACAAAGQSGLMALYEAMFTQYSTCTAQILVTNLDFHDDQKRRNLNSTLHELLRMNIVPIINTNDAVVPPPEPNSDLQGVNVISIKDNDSLAARLAVEMRADLLIALSDVEGLYDSPPGTDDAKLLDTFYPGDQQSITYGTKSRVGIGGMEAKVKAALWALQGGTSVVIANGTHPKVTGHVITDIVEGKKVGTFFSEVKPAGPTVEQQTDMARTAGRTLASLLPEQRSEIIYALADLLTEKREEILSANKKDLEFAINSGRMPASMLKRLSLSPSKLNSLAIGLRQIAVSSQDSVGRVLRRTRVANNLDLEQITVPIGVLLVIFESRPDCLPQVSALAIASGNALLLKGGKEAANTNRILHELAQEALSVHNVRDAIQLVSTREEVEDLCRLEKMIDLIIPRGSSQLVRDIQRAAKGIPVLGHSEGICHVYVDHEASIDKVLKIVRDSKCDYPAACNAMETLLVHRDVLRTPLFDQIIDMLRTEQVKIHAGPRFASYLTFSPSEVKSLRTEYGDLECCIEVVDSMQEAVDHIHKYGSSHTDVIITENEETAEQFLQLVDSACVFWNASSRFADGYRFGLGAEVGISTARIHARGPVGLEGLLTTKWVLRGDGQTAADFSEQGSMKFLHENLPVAQPLTGQRTSN, from the exons ATGTGGCATTCAGGACAGCAGCCTAAACACACTGAACTTGAACCTGGAGACGAAGTAGTTTTTTGCAGAACAGG TTTAAAGCGAGTAGCCACCATGTTGCTGCAGAGACTGTCTCTATGCTCGCGGCTCTCTGTGGGCCCAAAAAGCCTCCGGACCTCCACAAGATCTGTTTCACAGGGAAAGA TGCCACTGGCGCGTGCCCATGGTAAGTCATTCGCCCACCGCAGCGAGCTTCGCCAGGCCAAAAGGATTGTGGTCAAGCTGGGCAGTGCTGTGGTAACTCGAGGTGATGAGTGCGGCCTTGCACTTGGGAGGCTCGCCTCCATTGTTGAACAG GTAGCGATGCTGCAGAATCAGGGCAGAGAAATGATGATCGTCACTAGTGGAGCTGTGGCATTTGGGAAGCAGAGACTCAGGCATGAGATTCTTCTCTCTCAGAGTGTCAGACAGGCTCTCCACTCTGGACAAAATCAGCTCAAGGACATG TCTCTGCCTGTTTTGGAGGCAAGGGCATGTGCTGCTGCAggccagagtggtttgatggcaTTGTATGAAGCCATGTTCACTCAGTACAGCACCTGCAcagcacag atCTTGGTCACAAACTTGGACTTCCATGATGATCAGAAGAGACGGAACCTAAATAGCACCTTGCATGAGCTGCTGCGTATGAACATTGTGCCCATCATCAATACCAACGATGCAGTGGTGCCTCCTCCAGAGCCCAACAGCGATCTGCAGGGGGTAAAC GTCATTAGCATTAAGGACAATGACAGTTTGGCAGCTCGGCTTGCTGTGGAGATGAGAGCTGATCTCCTCATTGCTCTCTCTGATGTAGAAG GTCTTTATGACAGCCCTCCTGGGACAGATGATGCCAAATTGCTTGACACTTTCTACcctggtgaccagcagtctatAACATATGGCACAAAATCAAGGGTTGGCATTGGGGGAATGGAAGCTAAG GTGAAGGCTGCTCTTTGGGCTCTTCAGGGAGGCACTTCTGTAGTAATTGCCAATGGCACCCACCCCAAAGTCACTGGGCATGTCATCACTGATATTGTGGAGGGCAAGAAAGTGGGCACATTCTTTTCAGAGGTCAAGCCTGCTG GGCCCACAGTGGAGCAGCAGACAGACATGGCTCGCACTGCAGGGAGGACTCTGGCTTCCCTACTCCCAGAGCAG AGGAGTGAGATCATTTACGCCTTGGCTGACCTTCtgactgagaaaagagaagaaattcTTTCTGCCAATAAGAAAGACTTGGAGTTCGCTATTAATTCAG GGCGTATGCCTGCTTCGATGCTGAAACGGCTGAGCTTGTCCCCATCTAAGCTGAACAGTTTGGCCATTGGCCTTCGGCAGATTGCAGTGTCCTCTCAGGACAGTGTGGGAAGAGTCCTGCGGAGGACCCGTGTGGCCAACAACCTGGATCTAGAGCAGATCACTGTTCCCATTGGAGTACTGCTTGTCATCTTTGAATCCCGACCAGACTGCCTGCCTCAG GTTTCTGCTTTAGCTATCGCAAGTGGGAATGCTTTGCTCCTGAAAGGTGGAAAAGAGGCAGCTAACACCAACCGCATTTTACATGAGCTAGCCCAAGAAGCTCTGTCCGTGCATAATGTCAGAGATGCCATCCAGCTG GTGAGCACACGAGAGGAGGTGGAGGATCTGTGTCGTCTGGAGAAAATGATTGATCTGATTATTCCTCGTGGGTCGTCTCAGCTGGTCAGAGACATCCAGCGTGCTGCTAAGGGAATTCCTGTGCTGGGCCACAGTGAGGGCATCTGTCACGTCTATGTTGACCATGAGGCCAGCATTGATAAAGTCCTCAAAATTG TCAGGGACTCAAAATGTGACTACCCTGCAGCCTGCAATGCAATGGAAACCCTCCTGGTTCACAGAGATGTGCTCCGAACTCCGCTTTTTGACCAGATCATTGACATGCTGAGAACAGAACAA GTGAAGATACATGCTGGCCCTAGGTTTGCATCATACCTGACATTCAGCCCTTCAGAGGTGAAATCTCTGCGTACAGAGTATGGAGATTTGGAGTGCTGCATAGAAGTGGTGGACAGCATGCAGGAGGCTGTGGATCACATTCATAAATATGGCAGTTCACATACTGATGTCATCATTACTGAAAATG AGGAGACAGCAGAGCAGTTTCTGCAGTTGGTGGACAGTGCCTGTGTGTTCTGGAATGCCAGCTCACGGTTTGCAGATGGATATCGCTTCGGTCTTG GTGCGGAGGTTGGCATCAGCACTGCTCGTATCCATGCCCGTGGGCCTGTAGGGCTCGAAGGGCTCCTGACTACTAAGTGGGTTTTGCGAGGAGATGGCCAAACtgctgcagatttctctgagcAGGGCAGCATGAAGTTTCTGCATGAGAACCTTCCTGTTGCACAACCTCTGACTGGACAGAGAACATCTAACTAG